A genomic region of Colius striatus isolate bColStr4 chromosome 20, bColStr4.1.hap1, whole genome shotgun sequence contains the following coding sequences:
- the SH2B2 gene encoding SH2B adapter protein 2, producing the protein MNGDALCQEPSSPLPDWREFCELHAQAAAVDFAQKFCQFLKENPHYDTPGAETSFSHHFAANFLDIFSLEVSRVFVSDSPTKYNIVPFVGLQNCHVPYGREVTSRKEETSTESLDSMDAPLAAGRYLSPAQQAQARKVSSYGQSRSSEDVSIHATTKPKFKKGFSLRNMSLCVVDGMKEMWHRKSSPEPGAEAAPGGRRGEREPWPAGGKEPGDPREKWTHKLRLSKVPSSKVELVDIQREGTLRYMVADDTNCVGSSQWQKCRLLLRKAVKVEGERFLLEFYVPPKASKPKVSIPLSAIIEVRTTMPLEMPDKDNTFVLKVENGAEYILETIDSLQKHSWVADIQDCIDPGDSGDDIELAACTQGACLPGRGSSCSCEFLAEDVPRLPDRCALPSAHSTAPVPPGRGRDSLGELLTHVPLENFLQTLESSPAASGHLAGEDNETEAEINLSDFPWFHGTLSRIKAAQLVLFGGARSHGLFVIRQSETRPGEYVLTFNFQGKAKHLRLSLNESGQCHVQHLWFQTIFDMLRHFHTHPIPLESGGAADITLRSYVVAQSPLPDASPPPALVSQPPGCRADLPPPHYFCSTAPAGPPAPPPAEGVAVASSVPGPAAYHRLEGALGPRSRSDSAERRPEPPAASAEDYHEADGARSRTRAVENQYSFY; encoded by the exons ATGAACGGTGATGCCCTGTGCCAGGAGCCCTCCTCCCCGCTCCCTGACTGGAGGGAGTTCTGCGAGCTGCACGCCCAGGCCGCCGCCGTCGACTTCGCCCAGAAGTTCTGCCAGTTCCTGAAGGAGAACCCCCACTACGACACCCCCGGGGCAGAGACCTCCTTCTCACACCATTTCGCTGCCAACTTCTTGGACATTTTCAGCCTGGAGGTCAGCAGGGTGTTTGTGTCCGACTCCCCCACCAAGTACAACATCGTGCCTTTCGTGGGGCTGCAGAACTGCCACGTCCCCTACGGCAGGGAGGTCACCTCGAGGAAGGAGGAGACGTCCACCGAGTCCCTGGACAGCATGGACGCTCCGCTGGCAGCGGGACGGTACCTGAGCCCCGCGCAGCAGGCGCAGGCACGGAAGGTGTCGTCCTACGGCCAGTCCCGCAGCTCGGAGGACGTCTCCATCCACGCCACCACCAAGCCCAAGTTCAAGAAAGGCTTCTCCTTGAGGAACATGAGCTTGTGCGTGGTGGATGGGATGAAGGAGATGTGGCATCGCAAGTCCTCGCCGGAGCCGGGTGCCGAGGCTGCCCCGGGAGGCCGGAGAGGCGAGAGGGAGCCGTGGCCGGCGGGGGGAAAGGAGCCCGGTGACCCACGGGAGAAATGGACCCACAAGCTGCGGCTGTCCAAGGTGCCTTCCTCCAAGGTGGAGCTGGTGGACATCCAGAGGGAGGGGACGCTGCGCTACATGGTGGCCGATGACACGAACTGTGTGGGGAGCTCCCAGTGGCAGAAGTGCCGCCTCCTGCTCCGGAAGGCGGTGAAGGTGGAAGGAGAGAGGTTCCTCCTCGAGTTTTATGTCCCTCCAAAG gcTTCCAAACCCAAGGTGAGCATCCCGCTGTCAGCCATCATCGAGGTCCGCACCACCATGCCCTTGGAGATGCCCGACAAAGACAACACCTTTGTCCTGAAG GTGGAGAACGGGGCTGAATACATCCTGGAGACCATcgactccctgcagaagcactcCTGGGTGGCAGATATCCAGGACTGCATCGACCCTGG GGACAGCGGGGACGACATCGAGCTGGCAGCCTGCACGCAGGGAGCCTGTCTGCCGGGCAGGGGATCCTCCTGCAGCTGCGAGTTCCTGGCTGAAG ATGTGCCCAGGCTGCCAGACAGATGTGCCCTGCCCAGtgcccacagcacagcccctgtgccccctggcCGGGGCAGGGACTCCCTGGGGGAGCTCCTCACCCACGTTCCACTGGAGAACTTCCTGCAGACCCTGGAGTCCTCCCCCGCTGCCAGCGGGCATCTCGCAG GGGAGGACAACGAGACAGAGGCAGAGATCAACCTGTCTGACTTCCCGTGGTTCCATGGGACCCTATCACGGATCAAAGCAGCTCAGCTGGTGCTGTTTGGGGGTGCCCGGAGCCACGGCTTGTTCGTCATCCGGCAGAGTGAAACGCGGCCAGGGGAGTACGTGCTGACCTTCAACTTCCAGGGGAAAGCAAAG CACCTCCGCCTGTCGCTGAATGAGAGCGGGCAGTGCCACGTGCAGCACCTCTGGTTCCAGACCATCTTCGACATGCTGCGTCACTTCCACACGCACCCCATCCCCCTCGAGTCGGGCGGCGCGGCTGACATCACCCTCCGCAGCTACGTCGTGGCCCAGAGCCCACTGCCAG ACGCCAGCCCCCCACCAGCCCTTGTGTCGCAGCCCCCCGGCTGCCGCGCTGACCTGCCACCTCCGCACTacttctgcagcacagcccctgccggccccccggccccgccgcctgCCGAGGGGGTGGCCGTGGCCTCCTCTgtccccggccccgcagcctaCCACCGCCTGGAGGGTGCCCTGGGCCCCCGCAGCCGCAGCGACAGCGCCGAGCGCCGGCCGGAGCCCCCCGCAGCCAGTGCCGAGGACTATCACGAGGCTGACGGTGCCCGGAGCCGGACCCGGGCAGTGGAAAACCAATACTCCTTCTACTGA